A genomic window from Alistipes sp. ZOR0009 includes:
- a CDS encoding ABC transporter ATP-binding protein has product MKPIVELSHVTFAYSNGVKVLNDFSLQIPRGSIYGFLGPNGSGKSTTIRIAMGLLDPQAGDVTLFGQRYQQSRISILSNIGSLIDSPTFYEHLSATKNLELIRLAHGLPQASVAEALELVGLSTTGKQKVSQFSLGMKQRLALAMAMMPKPELLVLDEPSNGLDPNGIIEVRELLVRINQQYGTTIFVSSHLLSEVEKLCTHISIINRGKTVFEGKVELLTERIAVEKRVWFTVDAIDKVEQLLKKSYQLQRNGSLKIGVEYNTDKDIALLNQLLVSHNVEVYGIYKEHQTLEEMYIKLFENTDNQQEHSFQKLSV; this is encoded by the coding sequence ATGAAACCGATAGTAGAACTTAGCCATGTAACCTTCGCCTACTCGAATGGGGTAAAGGTGCTGAACGATTTCTCGCTTCAGATTCCAAGAGGGAGCATCTACGGCTTTCTTGGGCCAAACGGATCGGGAAAAAGTACCACCATACGAATTGCCATGGGGCTGCTCGACCCGCAAGCGGGAGACGTAACCCTCTTTGGCCAGCGCTACCAGCAAAGTAGGATCTCCATACTCTCGAATATAGGCTCTCTGATAGATAGCCCAACCTTCTACGAGCACCTTTCGGCAACCAAGAACCTCGAGCTTATCCGCTTAGCTCACGGTTTACCCCAAGCGTCGGTTGCCGAGGCGCTCGAGCTGGTTGGTTTGTCGACCACCGGCAAGCAAAAGGTTTCGCAGTTTTCGTTAGGGATGAAGCAGCGCCTAGCTCTGGCCATGGCGATGATGCCTAAGCCCGAGCTGCTGGTACTTGACGAACCATCGAACGGGCTAGACCCCAACGGCATTATCGAAGTGCGCGAGCTGCTGGTACGTATTAACCAGCAGTATGGCACCACGATCTTCGTATCGAGCCATCTGCTCTCGGAGGTCGAAAAGCTGTGCACCCATATCTCCATAATAAATAGAGGGAAGACCGTTTTTGAGGGCAAGGTGGAGCTGCTAACCGAGCGTATTGCCGTAGAGAAGCGCGTTTGGTTTACCGTAGACGCCATAGACAAGGTAGAGCAGCTGCTAAAGAAAAGCTACCAGCTGCAACGCAACGGATCGCTAAAGATTGGCGTGGAGTACAACACCGACAAGGATATCGCCCTGCTAAACCAGCTGCTAGTAAGCCACAACGTGGAGGTTTACGGCATCTACAAGGAACATCAAACCCTAGAGGAAATGTACATTAAGCTATTCGAGAATACCGACAACCAGCAGGAGCACTCCTTCCAAAAGCTATCCGTATAA
- a CDS encoding phosphotransferase enzyme family protein, with the protein MELLSICRQFQFGATPTEVKPLGEGFINDTFIVHTDGTDSYLLQRKNRKIFTDVPAMMNNIALVCDHIKAKVVAKGGDPMREALTVTPTVDGKLYYQDEEGEYWAACLFIKDSITYQAARTPELAFQGGKGIGLFQSMVADLKAPLADILPGFHNIRYRFKQWDEVLAKDPVGRKAAVATEIGWIESRREEMLKFWELVENGTIPTRVTHNDTKINNILFDQKGDVLCVIDLDTVLNSTCLNDFGDAIRSYTNTGLEDDPNLENVSMNMEIFEAYAKGYLSQTISFLTPTEIEYLAFSAKYITYEQVLRFLMDYIDGDNYYKVKDANHNLQRTLAQYQLLSSIEAQYAQMCEVVKKAAAAYR; encoded by the coding sequence ATGGAACTACTTTCTATTTGCCGCCAGTTTCAATTTGGGGCAACCCCAACAGAAGTGAAACCCCTAGGCGAAGGATTTATAAACGATACCTTTATAGTACATACCGACGGAACCGACAGCTACCTTCTACAACGCAAGAACCGCAAAATATTTACCGACGTACCTGCCATGATGAATAACATCGCGCTTGTTTGCGACCACATCAAGGCAAAGGTGGTAGCCAAAGGTGGCGACCCCATGAGGGAGGCGCTTACCGTTACCCCTACCGTTGACGGAAAGCTGTACTACCAAGATGAGGAAGGCGAATACTGGGCAGCCTGCCTATTTATTAAGGATAGCATTACCTACCAAGCAGCACGTACGCCCGAGCTCGCATTCCAAGGCGGTAAAGGTATAGGGCTATTCCAGTCGATGGTTGCCGACCTAAAGGCTCCGCTTGCCGACATTCTTCCGGGCTTTCACAACATCCGCTACCGCTTTAAGCAGTGGGACGAGGTGCTTGCCAAAGACCCAGTAGGCCGTAAAGCCGCTGTTGCCACCGAGATTGGCTGGATAGAAAGCCGCCGCGAGGAGATGCTTAAGTTTTGGGAGCTGGTAGAAAACGGAACAATCCCTACCCGCGTAACGCACAACGATACCAAGATTAACAACATCCTATTCGACCAAAAAGGCGACGTGCTTTGCGTTATAGACCTAGATACGGTTCTTAACAGCACCTGCCTAAACGACTTTGGAGACGCCATCCGCTCGTATACCAACACCGGGTTAGAGGATGATCCAAACTTGGAGAACGTATCCATGAACATGGAGATATTTGAAGCGTACGCCAAAGGTTACCTTTCGCAAACCATCAGCTTCCTAACCCCTACAGAAATCGAGTACCTCGCCTTCTCGGCCAAGTACATTACCTACGAGCAGGTGCTACGATTCCTTATGGACTACATAGACGGAGACAACTACTACAAGGTAAAGGATGCCAACCATAACCTACAACGTACGCTTGCCCAATACCAGCTACTTAGCAGCATAGAGGCGCAGTACGCCCAAATGTGCGAGGTGGTAAAAAAGGCAGCCGCAGCGTACAGGTAG
- a CDS encoding TIM-barrel domain-containing protein, whose protein sequence is MRILAFMALMATASVVAAQKLPDKVFWKETFSEGNLPKGWKAVALNDSSISWFVTDQPFPGSYGRNYQAPPIASNSRGYHLQFAPAVKVDKRYRKWKKEGKYPNAYVQSDAIDCSKKKSVVLKFQQNFYWNDRDMDKDAGLFVGVSNNGKDWTEYDVRNNVPAGEDCLNPMNVEINITRTAANQKNVYLRFSWRGLYHWYWMVDDVELTEAFDADILAYNLDSHKETGNKFGANDQLVFKVVNLGSQSITNSFDCQLFVDNREPIKVTVPASKKKPIGIIDTVAVRFPNLNLADIGLHKVKFVAQLPGDMRTSNDTISKILYSGAYELGKVTRFEQRNDFFELACNRAKVRLQFPRSDIFRVMMAYDGEFTDPAGKDIVINLPEKAAAVAHSDQGDYYLFKTDKLALRAYKNPLRLALYRADNATLVWEEQRGMTYGQQTVQYLRRGTTEYYYGGGMQNGRFSHRDKTIKMNIDYNWEDGGNPNPAPFFMSTAGWGALRNTYAPGEYTFGDTVKLSHEEPRFDSYFFVGTTLKDILNSYTDITGKPFLMPRWGLSMGDANCYNRGAKSGKTVGSTSTGHSGLTPSVIDIIADKYIEHNMPRGWILPNDGYGCGYTRLDSVVTELHKRGFYTGLWTESGVEKIAREVGQYGSRLCKLDVAWVGPGYKFALDGAKAAYEGIEKNSNARGFVWMVCGWAGSHRNAVLWTGDQSGTWDYIRWHIPTVIGSGLSAQNCATGDIDGIFGGSDSTFTRDLQWKCFTPAFMSMSGWASNNKNGVVDKQPWLFGEPFTSINRKYLMLKQRLTPYMYTHCAEANKTGVPAVRALVLEYPNDPNTWGEETTRYEFLLGKDILVAPVFKSEDKRDGIYLPQGTWIDFWDGKPYSGGTTLNGYAAPLDKLPLFVRSGAIIPMYQQMMFDAQRPADTLTLRIFPNGASSYNLYEDDGLTRDHRVGKFATTKFDAVAGSSSSLDVTVNPVVGTYNGMYAARAYILEVVTAATPKQVAVNGKKLAKVRTLADFERCNEGWFYDTCFMGGAVRVKTAKVSTAATTAISLK, encoded by the coding sequence ATGAGAATACTAGCATTTATGGCTTTGATGGCAACCGCCTCCGTAGTTGCCGCTCAAAAGCTTCCTGATAAGGTATTTTGGAAGGAGACCTTCTCCGAAGGAAACCTTCCTAAAGGATGGAAGGCGGTTGCTCTTAACGACAGCAGCATCAGCTGGTTTGTAACCGACCAACCCTTCCCCGGATCGTACGGTAGAAACTACCAAGCACCCCCTATTGCCTCCAACAGCCGAGGATACCACCTCCAGTTTGCCCCTGCCGTTAAGGTAGACAAGCGCTACCGCAAGTGGAAGAAGGAGGGCAAGTACCCCAACGCCTACGTGCAGTCCGACGCTATCGACTGCTCTAAAAAGAAGTCGGTGGTGCTGAAGTTCCAGCAAAACTTCTACTGGAACGATAGGGATATGGACAAGGACGCGGGCCTTTTTGTGGGCGTCAGCAACAACGGTAAGGATTGGACCGAGTACGATGTACGCAACAACGTTCCTGCCGGCGAGGACTGCCTAAACCCCATGAACGTCGAAATCAACATAACCCGCACCGCTGCCAACCAAAAGAACGTATACCTCCGCTTCTCGTGGCGAGGGTTGTACCATTGGTACTGGATGGTCGACGATGTGGAGCTTACCGAAGCCTTTGACGCCGACATCCTCGCCTACAACCTCGACTCGCACAAGGAAACGGGCAACAAGTTCGGCGCTAACGACCAGCTGGTGTTTAAGGTGGTAAACCTAGGCTCTCAAAGCATCACCAACAGCTTCGATTGCCAGCTCTTTGTCGACAACCGCGAGCCCATTAAGGTTACCGTGCCTGCCAGCAAGAAGAAGCCCATTGGCATCATTGATACCGTTGCCGTACGCTTCCCCAACCTTAACCTAGCCGACATTGGTCTGCACAAGGTTAAGTTCGTAGCCCAGCTACCCGGCGATATGCGCACCTCCAACGACACCATCAGCAAGATACTATACTCCGGCGCCTACGAGCTGGGCAAGGTTACCCGCTTCGAGCAGCGCAACGACTTCTTCGAGCTGGCCTGCAACCGGGCCAAGGTGCGCCTGCAGTTCCCCCGAAGCGATATCTTTAGGGTGATGATGGCCTACGATGGCGAGTTTACCGATCCTGCAGGAAAGGATATCGTTATCAACCTCCCCGAAAAGGCGGCTGCAGTGGCCCACTCCGATCAGGGCGACTACTACCTCTTTAAAACCGATAAGCTGGCTCTTCGTGCCTACAAGAACCCGCTTCGTTTGGCCCTATACCGCGCCGATAACGCCACCTTGGTGTGGGAGGAGCAGCGCGGAATGACCTACGGTCAGCAAACCGTTCAGTACCTTCGCCGCGGTACCACCGAGTACTACTACGGCGGCGGGATGCAGAACGGCCGTTTCTCGCATCGCGACAAGACCATCAAAATGAACATCGACTACAACTGGGAGGATGGCGGCAACCCTAACCCCGCGCCCTTCTTTATGAGCACCGCCGGATGGGGAGCCCTGCGCAACACCTACGCACCGGGCGAGTACACCTTCGGCGATACGGTTAAGCTCTCGCACGAGGAGCCCCGATTCGACTCCTACTTCTTTGTCGGCACCACGCTTAAGGATATCCTAAATAGCTACACCGATATTACCGGCAAACCCTTCCTTATGCCCCGCTGGGGGCTGAGCATGGGCGACGCCAACTGCTACAACCGCGGCGCAAAGTCGGGCAAAACCGTTGGATCAACCTCCACGGGCCACTCTGGACTAACGCCTAGCGTCATAGATATTATTGCCGATAAGTACATCGAGCATAACATGCCCCGAGGTTGGATTCTCCCCAACGATGGCTACGGATGCGGCTACACTCGCCTCGACTCGGTGGTTACCGAGCTCCACAAGCGCGGCTTTTACACCGGGCTGTGGACCGAAAGCGGCGTAGAGAAGATTGCTCGCGAGGTGGGCCAGTACGGATCGCGCCTCTGCAAGCTCGATGTGGCTTGGGTAGGACCCGGATACAAGTTTGCCCTCGACGGCGCTAAGGCCGCCTACGAAGGAATAGAGAAAAATAGCAATGCCCGCGGATTTGTGTGGATGGTATGTGGTTGGGCGGGCTCTCACCGTAACGCAGTTCTTTGGACTGGAGACCAGTCCGGAACCTGGGATTACATTCGTTGGCACATCCCAACGGTAATCGGATCCGGACTTTCGGCCCAGAACTGCGCTACCGGTGATATCGACGGCATTTTTGGCGGTAGCGACTCCACCTTTACCCGCGACCTGCAGTGGAAATGCTTTACGCCTGCCTTTATGTCCATGTCCGGATGGGCATCTAACAACAAGAACGGCGTAGTCGACAAGCAGCCTTGGCTTTTTGGCGAGCCTTTCACCTCCATCAACCGCAAGTACCTTATGCTTAAGCAGCGCCTTACGCCATACATGTACACCCACTGTGCCGAGGCCAACAAAACTGGCGTACCCGCCGTGCGCGCCCTCGTACTCGAGTACCCCAACGACCCCAACACCTGGGGCGAGGAGACAACCCGCTACGAGTTCCTCCTAGGTAAGGATATTCTGGTAGCACCCGTATTTAAATCGGAGGATAAGCGCGATGGCATCTACCTACCTCAAGGTACGTGGATCGACTTTTGGGATGGCAAGCCCTACAGCGGCGGCACCACCCTCAACGGCTACGCCGCTCCGCTCGATAAGCTGCCCCTGTTTGTACGCTCGGGCGCCATCATCCCCATGTACCAGCAGATGATGTTCGACGCGCAACGTCCAGCCGACACGCTCACCCTTCGAATCTTCCCTAACGGAGCTTCGTCGTACAACCTTTACGAAGACGACGGCCTAACCCGCGATCACCGTGTGGGCAAGTTTGCCACCACCAAGTTTGATGCGGTTGCCGGCAGCAGCTCCTCGCTCGATGTTACCGTAAACCCCGTGGTGGGCACCTACAACGGAATGTACGCCGCACGAGCCTACATCCTCGAGGTGGTTACCGCCGCTACCCCCAAGCAGGTAGCCGTTAACGGCAAAAAGCTGGCAAAGGTGCGCACCCTTGCCGACTTCGAGCGCTGCAACGAGGGCTGGTTCTACGACACCTGCTTTATGGGCGGTGCCGTAAGGGTTAAAACGGCCAAAGTTTCTACTGCCGCTACCACCGCCATCAGCCTTAAGTAG
- a CDS encoding TonB-dependent receptor, which produces MKNYIKLLAAAILFITTAQLHAQERYTMSGYLKDKKTGETLIGATIYIKEIKHGVVTNPYGFFSISLPKGEYSVDFTFVGYDKLSQRVKLTSNTTLNAELESSSVQLESVVVSSKKKDENVSRTQLGMAKIDSKKLSSLPVLMGESDIMKSIQLMPGVQAPVEGSSGFTVRGGSSDQNLILLDEAPVYNASHLLGFFSVFNTDAIKDATLYKGDIPAAHGGRLSSLLDIRMKDGNSKDYHLSGGIGLISSRLTVEGPIKKDKGSFIVSARRTYADMFLALSSDSSIRKNKLYFYDVNVKGNYTINDNNRVFVSAYFGRDVTGYGNDFSMKWGNATLTTRWNHVFNSRLFSNFTVIYSNYQYNLENSDTKPEFKWRSNLQDIGFKYDFSFYQGTSNTIKFGVSSTLHYIEPGKVTVDGKSSSFNATDKRAVENGVYVSNEQKIGDKLTLNYGLRFSSFHNFGPATVYVVDKNKGFAVTDTITYGKNNFYNSSFGFEPRFSANYRINDNSSVKAAYSRTRQYLQLASNSSAGSPLDIWFPASQYVEPQISDQVGVGYFRNFMDNSLEFSVEGFYKWMQNQIDFKDNADLLLNDQLEKELRFGKARSYGVEFFVRKNTGNLTGWVSYTLSKAIRKFPDINAGKSYNANYDHPNNLNVVLTYKISPRTDFTASWVYYSGTPITYPAMRFNYGNSNLPYYEPGTKNSWRLPDYHRLDLSLTVRNKRKPGQRWESEWNFAVYNAYNRANAYSVYFETDKNDSKKINTYKMVMFPIIPSVTYNFKF; this is translated from the coding sequence ATGAAGAATTACATTAAACTACTAGCTGCTGCAATTTTATTTATCACCACAGCGCAGCTACATGCTCAGGAGAGGTATACCATGAGCGGTTACCTTAAGGATAAGAAAACGGGCGAGACGCTCATCGGAGCAACGATTTACATTAAAGAAATTAAGCACGGCGTGGTTACCAATCCCTACGGATTTTTCTCCATTTCGCTTCCTAAGGGCGAGTACAGCGTCGATTTTACCTTCGTAGGCTACGATAAGCTATCGCAGCGGGTAAAGCTCACGTCCAACACCACGCTTAACGCCGAGCTCGAGAGTAGCAGCGTTCAGCTCGAATCGGTTGTTGTTTCTAGCAAAAAAAAGGACGAGAATGTAAGCCGAACACAGCTTGGTATGGCTAAAATCGACTCCAAGAAGCTTTCTTCGCTACCGGTGCTCATGGGCGAGTCGGATATCATGAAATCTATCCAGCTAATGCCCGGTGTGCAGGCTCCAGTCGAAGGTTCGAGCGGCTTTACCGTTCGTGGTGGATCATCCGACCAAAATCTTATTCTTTTGGACGAGGCTCCTGTTTACAACGCCTCGCACCTGCTGGGATTCTTCTCGGTATTTAATACCGATGCCATTAAAGATGCTACCTTATATAAAGGGGATATTCCCGCTGCTCATGGCGGACGCCTTTCTTCGCTTTTAGACATCCGAATGAAGGATGGAAATAGTAAGGATTACCATTTATCGGGCGGAATTGGCCTTATTTCGAGCCGCCTAACGGTTGAGGGACCAATCAAGAAGGATAAAGGATCATTCATCGTTTCTGCACGTCGCACCTACGCCGATATGTTTCTTGCGCTTTCGAGCGATTCCTCCATTCGCAAAAATAAGCTCTACTTTTACGATGTAAATGTAAAGGGTAACTATACCATCAACGATAATAACCGTGTTTTTGTATCGGCCTACTTTGGTAGAGACGTTACGGGCTATGGCAACGACTTCTCCATGAAGTGGGGGAACGCCACGCTAACAACCCGATGGAATCACGTCTTCAATAGCCGCTTGTTCTCCAATTTTACGGTCATCTACTCCAACTACCAGTACAACCTCGAGAATTCTGACACAAAACCAGAGTTTAAATGGCGCTCCAACCTTCAGGATATTGGGTTTAAGTACGATTTTTCGTTCTATCAGGGCACTTCCAACACCATTAAGTTTGGTGTTAGCAGCACGCTTCACTACATCGAGCCTGGCAAGGTTACTGTCGATGGCAAGAGCAGCAGCTTTAACGCTACTGATAAGCGTGCGGTGGAGAATGGTGTCTATGTTTCGAACGAGCAAAAAATTGGTGATAAGCTTACCCTTAATTATGGGCTGAGATTCTCCTCTTTTCATAACTTCGGTCCTGCAACGGTTTACGTTGTTGATAAAAATAAAGGCTTTGCCGTTACTGATACCATCACCTACGGAAAAAATAACTTCTACAACAGCTCTTTTGGGTTCGAGCCTCGCTTTAGCGCCAACTACCGCATCAACGATAATTCGTCGGTGAAGGCTGCTTACAGCCGCACGCGTCAGTATTTGCAGCTGGCCTCCAACTCTTCGGCTGGTTCTCCTCTTGATATTTGGTTTCCAGCTTCGCAGTATGTCGAGCCTCAGATTTCCGATCAGGTAGGTGTTGGCTACTTCCGCAACTTTATGGATAACTCGCTCGAGTTCTCCGTTGAGGGATTCTACAAGTGGATGCAAAATCAAATCGACTTTAAAGATAACGCCGACCTGCTGCTTAACGACCAGCTCGAAAAGGAGCTTCGCTTTGGTAAGGCTAGATCTTATGGCGTGGAGTTTTTTGTTAGAAAGAATACGGGGAATCTGACAGGATGGGTTAGCTATACGCTATCAAAGGCCATTCGTAAGTTTCCCGACATCAATGCAGGCAAGTCGTACAATGCCAACTACGACCACCCCAACAACCTAAACGTGGTGCTAACCTATAAGATTTCTCCTCGTACCGATTTTACGGCGTCGTGGGTTTACTATAGCGGAACGCCTATTACCTATCCCGCTATGCGCTTTAACTATGGTAACTCCAACCTTCCATATTACGAGCCTGGAACAAAGAATAGCTGGAGGCTTCCCGACTACCACCGTTTGGACCTTTCGTTAACGGTGCGCAACAAGCGTAAGCCGGGGCAACGATGGGAGAGCGAATGGAATTTTGCAGTGTATAATGCCTACAATAGGGCCAATGCCTACTCTGTTTACTTCGAAACGGATAAGAACGATTCGAAAAAAATAAATACCTACAAGATGGTGATGTTCCCTATCATCCCTTCGGTTACCTATAACTTTAAATTCTAA
- a CDS encoding potassium/proton antiporter, which translates to MEFTFNNLLLIGSGLLVFSVFLSKTTKYGIPVVVLFMVVGMLAGIDGPGGINFYNIQISKFIGTFALILILFSGGLDTRYTDIKPIVKRGIVLSTLGVAITAVLTGIFITYTTVLTMKEGLLLGAIISSTDAAAVFTILRSKSMGLKNNIRPLLEFESGSNDPMAYLLTITMIMLIKNPDSSVFGYVWFFIKQFAIGGAVGVAMGYAITRIMNRISLNFDGLYAVLLLGLAILSFSLADFLGGNGFLSVYLAAIVLGNSDFIHKRSLTKHFDAQAWMVQIIMFLTLGLLVNPSELVPLIGVGLLFSVFIILVARPIAVLTCLWGSNFTTRSKIFISWVGLRGAVPIILSIYALEAGVEKGRLIFNLVFFISLTSVLVKGTTIPAIAKFLKLNVPMGIRKKSTLDIELANKIKSIVVELDVAAEYHCVGKNLVNLELPHGITITMLNRNGHFLVPDGFTTIQVGDKLTILADSVTTLKAFHKKIGVA; encoded by the coding sequence ATGGAGTTTACTTTTAATAACCTTTTACTTATTGGATCTGGACTGCTTGTTTTTAGCGTCTTTTTAAGCAAAACAACAAAGTATGGAATACCTGTTGTTGTGCTATTTATGGTTGTTGGCATGTTGGCAGGTATCGATGGCCCTGGCGGAATTAACTTCTATAATATTCAGATTTCAAAATTCATTGGAACCTTTGCGTTAATACTTATCCTTTTTTCGGGTGGTTTGGACACCCGCTACACCGACATTAAGCCCATCGTAAAGCGGGGTATTGTACTCTCTACGCTGGGGGTGGCTATTACCGCCGTACTTACGGGTATTTTTATCACCTACACCACCGTGCTAACCATGAAGGAAGGGTTGCTGCTTGGTGCAATCATCTCCTCAACCGACGCTGCCGCTGTATTTACCATACTGCGTTCTAAAAGCATGGGGTTAAAGAATAATATTCGTCCGTTGCTCGAGTTCGAGAGCGGCAGTAACGATCCGATGGCCTACCTGCTTACCATAACCATGATTATGCTGATAAAAAATCCCGACAGCAGCGTGTTCGGATATGTGTGGTTCTTTATAAAGCAGTTTGCTATTGGTGGCGCTGTTGGTGTGGCAATGGGATACGCCATAACGCGTATAATGAACCGCATCAGCCTAAACTTTGACGGTTTGTATGCTGTACTACTTCTTGGGTTGGCCATTCTTTCCTTCTCGTTGGCCGATTTTTTAGGTGGAAATGGATTTCTTTCGGTCTACCTAGCTGCAATAGTTCTTGGTAACAGCGATTTTATCCATAAGCGTAGCCTCACCAAGCATTTCGATGCGCAGGCTTGGATGGTGCAGATAATCATGTTCCTTACCCTGGGGCTGCTGGTTAACCCTTCCGAACTTGTTCCACTAATAGGAGTCGGATTACTTTTCTCTGTTTTCATTATTCTGGTAGCACGCCCTATTGCGGTGCTAACCTGCCTTTGGGGTTCGAACTTTACTACCCGATCTAAGATTTTTATTTCGTGGGTTGGCCTGCGTGGGGCCGTTCCTATAATTCTTTCAATTTATGCACTCGAGGCTGGGGTCGAGAAGGGAAGGCTTATCTTCAACCTGGTCTTTTTCATATCGCTCACCTCGGTGCTGGTTAAGGGAACAACGATTCCTGCTATCGCAAAATTTTTGAAGCTGAATGTGCCTATGGGAATAAGGAAAAAATCTACGCTGGATATCGAACTGGCCAATAAAATTAAGTCGATAGTGGTGGAACTAGATGTGGCTGCCGAGTACCACTGCGTAGGTAAAAACCTCGTCAACCTCGAGCTCCCTCATGGCATAACCATAACCATGCTTAACCGCAACGGGCACTTCTTGGTCCCCGACGGCTTTACAACCATTCAGGTGGGCGATAAGCTTACCATCCTTGCCGATTCGGTTACCACGCTAAAGGCGTTCCATAAAAAGATTGGGGTTGCTTAA
- a CDS encoding ABC transporter permease yields MKTALEQFTAAFKGETIKAKGTAAYWLTYAGPFFIIGIYLLAYFFKGHDMLPAKTDPWIPMVTRVWASASMVFLPMYLILLASQLLNLEHKNSAWRITYTLPYSKHVVFWSKFAMLLLLNVSAVVLTMILTLGLGVTLSIIKPDLGFLVANIPWKVAAALMFKVLACTMGILSIYYYVSFEVKNQVKSIGVGIGLFIITIIVASWEYAYLIPTFYPMTSGSAYIETIAKHTSMFTLKEIVVVSSYFFVFMVVAWYRTCHKRAAA; encoded by the coding sequence ATGAAAACCGCACTAGAGCAATTTACCGCCGCATTTAAGGGCGAAACCATAAAGGCAAAGGGAACGGCCGCCTACTGGCTAACCTACGCCGGTCCATTCTTTATTATTGGGATTTACCTGCTGGCCTACTTCTTTAAAGGACACGATATGCTACCCGCCAAGACGGACCCGTGGATACCGATGGTGACCCGCGTGTGGGCCAGCGCGTCGATGGTGTTTCTGCCCATGTACCTTATACTGCTAGCCAGCCAGCTGCTCAACCTAGAGCATAAGAACTCGGCCTGGCGTATAACCTACACCCTACCCTACAGCAAGCATGTGGTATTTTGGAGCAAGTTTGCCATGCTGCTGCTGCTAAACGTATCGGCGGTGGTGCTTACCATGATACTAACCCTTGGCTTGGGCGTTACGCTATCAATCATTAAGCCCGATCTTGGCTTTTTGGTAGCCAACATACCGTGGAAGGTGGCCGCAGCGCTTATGTTTAAGGTGCTAGCTTGCACCATGGGCATCCTATCCATCTACTACTACGTATCGTTTGAAGTAAAGAACCAGGTAAAGTCGATAGGTGTGGGGATTGGGCTCTTCATCATCACCATTATTGTGGCCTCGTGGGAGTATGCCTACCTGATTCCGACCTTTTACCCGATGACCAGCGGCAGCGCATACATAGAGACCATTGCAAAGCACACGTCGATGTTTACCCTAAAGGAAATTGTTGTAGTAAGCAGCTACTTCTTTGTTTTCATGGTTGTAGCGTGGTACAGAACGTGCCATAAGAGAGCAGCCGCTTAA
- a CDS encoding DUF4249 domain-containing protein yields the protein MRKIYVLFAAILAVATSCKKEFNLELNGTNKNFLVVDGMITDQNEPQVVRLSRTVSYLKPEDPQKVSGAVVTVESEGVVTTFSQTTPGVYVAPMGFYGKVGKTYNLTINVDGKEYKASSTMRKPLILDVVSTKTSQFDKDKFDVRAAFTENSEKGDSYLLKYALNGALCDTVENWSRFNDNAANGETFTDINIFGSIDCKVNDNLTVYSYSISKEYYEFVQAAEMSLREPLPFFPPPGASIAGNISNGGLGFFQAAAVRKISTVVKK from the coding sequence ATGCGAAAAATATATGTGCTATTCGCCGCAATTTTGGCGGTGGCTACCAGCTGTAAGAAGGAGTTTAACCTAGAATTAAACGGTACAAACAAAAATTTCTTGGTGGTAGACGGAATGATCACCGACCAAAACGAGCCTCAGGTTGTGCGCCTATCTCGCACGGTAAGCTACCTAAAGCCCGAAGATCCACAAAAAGTTTCAGGAGCAGTTGTTACCGTCGAGAGCGAGGGCGTTGTTACTACCTTCTCCCAAACTACCCCTGGTGTTTACGTTGCGCCAATGGGCTTTTACGGCAAGGTTGGTAAAACGTACAACCTAACTATAAATGTAGATGGTAAGGAGTATAAGGCATCTTCCACAATGCGAAAGCCTCTAATTCTTGATGTCGTATCTACCAAAACTTCGCAGTTCGATAAGGATAAATTCGATGTTAGGGCCGCCTTTACCGAAAATAGCGAAAAGGGTGATAGCTACCTGTTAAAGTACGCCCTAAATGGTGCTCTTTGCGATACGGTAGAGAATTGGTCGCGTTTTAACGACAATGCTGCCAATGGCGAAACGTTTACCGATATCAATATTTTTGGTTCTATAGATTGTAAAGTAAACGATAACCTGACCGTATACAGCTACTCGATAAGTAAGGAGTACTACGAGTTTGTGCAGGCTGCGGAGATGAGCCTTCGCGAGCCGCTTCCTTTCTTTCCTCCTCCCGGAGCAAGTATTGCAGGTAATATTTCTAACGGAGGGCTCGGCTTCTTTCAGGCTGCTGCTGTGCGTAAGATATCGACAGTTGTGAAAAAGTAG